In the Rhinatrema bivittatum chromosome 6, aRhiBiv1.1, whole genome shotgun sequence genome, one interval contains:
- the RAB33A gene encoding ras-related protein Rab-33A, with protein MENTALINGSVQNPSLSSLGLESSVAQSVQLRIFKIIVIGDSNVGKTCLTFRFCGGTFPEKTEATIGVDFREKTVEIEGEKIKVQVWDTAGQERFRKSMVEHYYRNVHAVVFVYDVTKMASFQNLKTWIQECNGHSVSPLVPKVLVGNKCDLRNHIQVPSSMALKFADAHNMLLFETSAKDPKESQNVESIFMCLACKLKAQKSLLYRDMEKQQGKLQLSQASNSKNTCPC; from the exons atggaaaacacagcatTAATAAACGGGAGCGTGCAGAATCCCAGCCTTTCTTCCCTGGGCCTAGAGTCCTCTGTGGCTCAGTCCGTTCAGCTCCGGATCTTTAAAATTATCGTCATTGGAGACTCAAATGTTGGTAAAACTTGCTTGACCTTCAGGTTTTGTGGAGGAACATTTCCAGAGAAAACGGAGGCCacgattggggtagattttagggAAAAAACTGTGGAGATTGAAGGCGAAAAAATAAAG gtaCAAGTCTGGGACACAGCGGGGCAGGAGCGCTTCAGGAAGAGCATGGTGGAACACTACTATCGCAATGTACACGCCGTTGTCTTTGTGTATGATGTCACCAAGATGGCTTCCTTCCAGAACTTGAAGACATGGATTCAGGAATGCAACGGACACTCTGTTTCCCCATTGGTACCCAAGGTGCTTGTTGGAAACAAGTGTGACTTAAGGAACCATATCCAAGTGCCCTCCAGCATGGCACTGAAATTTGCCGATGCACATAACATGCTTCTGTTTGAGACGTCTGCAAAGGACCCTAAGGAGAGCCAGAATGTGGAATCTATTTTTATGTGCTTGGCCTGTAAGTTGAAGGCACAGAAATCCTTGCTCTACAGGGATATGGAGAAGCAGCAGGGCAAGCTGCAACTGTCACAGGCCTCAAATAGTAAAAACACTTGTCCTTGCTGA